From the Cetobacterium ceti genome, one window contains:
- a CDS encoding L-threonylcarbamoyladenylate synthase — protein sequence MKNILFHRENMDLQLIKDKLNSGEIIIYPTDTVYGVGATIESLEGIEKIYKAKERNFSSPLIALVSDIKHIDKIAMVREENRDLLKKLGEKFWPGGLTIILEKKDIVPGIMVSNGKTVGVRMPNLDISLEIIEAVGGIMPTTSANISGEKTPRSYEELSEKFKERVEILVDGGKSPLGLESTIIDISTSQIKILREGAIKKEEIEKVIGKF from the coding sequence ATGAAAAATATTTTATTTCACAGAGAAAATATGGATTTACAACTTATAAAAGATAAATTAAATTCAGGTGAAATTATAATATATCCTACAGATACAGTGTATGGAGTAGGGGCAACAATAGAATCCCTTGAAGGTATAGAAAAAATATATAAAGCTAAGGAAAGAAATTTTTCTTCTCCTCTGATAGCTTTGGTAAGCGATATAAAGCATATAGATAAAATAGCCATGGTTAGAGAGGAAAATAGAGATCTTCTAAAGAAATTAGGTGAAAAATTTTGGCCAGGGGGACTGACTATAATCTTAGAAAAAAAAGATATAGTTCCTGGAATTATGGTATCTAATGGAAAAACAGTTGGAGTTAGAATGCCTAATTTAGACATATCTTTGGAAATAATAGAAGCTGTAGGAGGGATAATGCCAACTACAAGTGCAAATATTTCAGGGGAGAAAACTCCGAGAAGTTATGAAGAGCTTTCGGAAAAATTTAAGGAAAGAGTTGAAATTTTAGTTGATGGAGGAAAGTCTCCTCTAGGACTAGAATCTACAATTATAGATATAAGCACTTCTCAAATAAAAATTTTAAGAGAGGGTGCTATAAAAAAAGAAGAGATTGAGAAAGTTATTGGGAAATTTTAA
- a CDS encoding ribose-phosphate diphosphokinase codes for MLRTDVKIFAGTSNGELAKKIGEKYGLPLGDVEIVRFKDGEVYVRIDETVRGRDVFVVQPTGEPVNENLMELLIFIDALKRASARTINVMIPYYGYARQDRKSSPREPITSKLVANLLTTAGANRIVTMDLHADQIQGFFDIPVDHMQALPLLAKYFIQKGLHGDDVVVVSPDIGGVKRARKLAEWLDCKIAIIDKRRPKPNMSEVMNLIGEVEGKIAIFIDDMIDTAGTITNGAEAIMARGARECYACCTHGVFSDPAIERLEKSCLKEIVITDSLRQPERKKLDKITILSVDEIFAEAMRRIVNNQSVSELFEKKHK; via the coding sequence ATGTTAAGAACCGATGTAAAAATCTTTGCAGGGACTTCAAATGGGGAATTAGCCAAGAAAATAGGTGAAAAATATGGGCTGCCTTTAGGAGATGTTGAAATTGTAAGATTTAAAGACGGAGAGGTTTACGTAAGAATTGATGAAACAGTAAGAGGAAGAGACGTATTTGTTGTTCAACCAACAGGGGAACCAGTAAATGAAAACCTTATGGAATTATTAATTTTCATCGATGCTTTAAAAAGAGCATCAGCAAGAACAATAAATGTAATGATACCTTATTATGGGTATGCTAGACAGGATAGAAAGTCAAGTCCTAGAGAACCGATTACATCTAAATTAGTGGCAAACTTACTAACAACTGCAGGAGCAAATAGAATTGTAACTATGGATTTACATGCGGATCAAATTCAGGGATTCTTCGATATTCCAGTTGACCACATGCAAGCATTACCATTATTAGCAAAATACTTTATTCAAAAAGGATTACATGGTGATGATGTAGTAGTAGTTTCTCCAGACATCGGTGGAGTAAAAAGAGCGAGAAAATTAGCGGAATGGTTAGATTGTAAAATAGCTATTATTGATAAGAGAAGACCAAAACCTAATATGTCAGAGGTTATGAATCTTATAGGAGAAGTTGAAGGGAAAATTGCAATCTTTATAGATGACATGATCGATACAGCAGGAACAATAACAAATGGTGCTGAAGCTATAATGGCAAGAGGGGCTAGAGAGTGTTATGCTTGTTGTACACATGGAGTTTTCTCTGATCCAGCAATTGAGAGATTAGAAAAATCTTGTTTAAAAGAGATTGTTATAACAGACTCTTTAAGACAACCTGAGAGAAAGAAATTAGATAAGATTACAATTTTATCTGTGGATGAAATTTTTGCTGAAGCAATGAGAAGAATTGTAAATAACCAATCTGTTTCAGAATTGTTCGAAAAGAAACACAAATAA
- the glmU gene encoding bifunctional UDP-N-acetylglucosamine diphosphorylase/glucosamine-1-phosphate N-acetyltransferase GlmU, translating to MKLKTLILAAGKGTRMKSDLPKVLHKVNGIPMIKKILDICKGIGSEENILILGHKRELILEELGEVEYVLQEEQLGTAHAIMQGEKKLKDFQGDVMILCGDTPLLTEETLRKLYIHHKSTNAVATILTSEYDNPFGYGRIVKKDGQVVGIIEEKEASEEIKAIKEVNAGVYCFNSKELFEALSKVNNNNEKGEYYLTDVIGINVAEGKKVECFKLEDNREILGVNSKVELSLAGEILRERKNIELMEKGAILIDPKSTYVEESVEVGRDTVLYPGVFLQGNTKIGENCEILGNSRIIDTIVGNNVRIESSVLEESVVEDKVTIGPFAHLRPKSHLMEKVHIGNFVEVKKSTLEKGVKAGHLTYLGDATVGEDTNIGAGTITCNYDGINKHKTVIGKKAFIGSDTMLVAPVNIGEEALIGAGSVITKDVPDKALSVGRAKQFIKLEWRK from the coding sequence ATGAAGCTAAAGACACTTATTTTAGCAGCTGGAAAAGGAACTAGAATGAAATCTGATTTACCTAAGGTACTTCATAAGGTAAATGGAATTCCAATGATAAAAAAAATATTAGATATTTGTAAAGGAATTGGTTCTGAAGAAAATATTCTAATACTTGGACATAAAAGAGAGCTTATACTAGAAGAATTAGGAGAAGTTGAATATGTGCTTCAGGAGGAGCAACTTGGAACAGCTCATGCAATAATGCAGGGAGAAAAAAAGTTGAAAGATTTCCAAGGAGATGTTATGATTCTATGTGGTGACACTCCATTATTGACTGAAGAGACTCTAAGAAAGTTATATATACATCATAAATCAACAAATGCAGTGGCCACTATTTTAACTTCAGAGTACGATAATCCATTTGGATATGGAAGAATTGTAAAAAAAGATGGACAAGTGGTTGGAATCATAGAGGAAAAAGAAGCTAGTGAAGAGATTAAAGCCATAAAGGAAGTTAATGCAGGAGTATACTGCTTTAATTCTAAGGAGTTATTTGAAGCTTTAAGTAAAGTTAATAATAACAACGAAAAGGGAGAATACTATTTAACTGATGTTATAGGAATCAATGTAGCTGAAGGTAAAAAAGTAGAATGTTTTAAATTAGAAGATAATAGAGAGATATTAGGAGTTAATTCTAAGGTAGAACTTTCCTTAGCAGGAGAAATCCTAAGAGAAAGAAAAAATATAGAATTAATGGAAAAGGGAGCTATTTTAATCGATCCTAAAAGTACATATGTAGAAGAAAGTGTAGAAGTAGGAAGAGATACAGTTTTATACCCAGGAGTATTTTTACAAGGAAATACTAAAATAGGAGAAAATTGTGAAATTTTAGGAAATAGCAGAATTATAGATACTATTGTTGGAAACAACGTTAGAATAGAGAGTTCAGTTTTAGAGGAAAGTGTGGTAGAGGATAAGGTTACAATAGGACCTTTTGCTCACTTAAGACCTAAATCACATTTAATGGAAAAGGTTCATATAGGTAACTTTGTTGAAGTAAAAAAATCAACACTAGAAAAGGGAGTTAAAGCAGGACATTTAACTTACCTAGGAGATGCAACAGTGGGAGAGGATACAAACATAGGAGCAGGAACAATTACTTGTAACTATGATGGTATAAATAAGCATAAAACAGTTATTGGGAAAAAGGCCTTTATAGGAAGTGATACAATGCTCGTGGCACCGGTAAATATAGGAGAAGAAGCCCTTATAGGTGCAGGTTCTGTTATAACTAAAGATGTACCAGATAAGGCATTGTCAGTAGGAAGAGCGAAACAATTTATAAAACTTGAATGGAGGAAATAG
- a CDS encoding J domain-containing protein yields the protein MISLALGITFILFIIVGILGGMNRAVNALPGLIILALLFSFFGYIVVTFFPIILILIGIAYYKKKKNPNRNKNFYYKSYKAEDFEEFFKQAGGQHYGDNGGYYQNSGNQGGFNNYFEDKTRYYEVLGVHQGATKEEIKKAFRELAKKHHPDKYSNEPENIREYHEKKFKEINEAYEKLTKE from the coding sequence ATGATTTCGTTAGCGTTAGGGATTACTTTTATATTATTTATAATAGTTGGGATTTTAGGAGGAATGAATAGAGCAGTTAATGCGTTACCAGGACTTATAATACTAGCATTGTTATTTTCCTTTTTTGGATATATAGTAGTAACTTTTTTTCCAATAATTTTAATATTAATAGGAATAGCTTATTATAAAAAGAAAAAAAATCCAAATAGAAATAAAAACTTCTATTATAAAAGTTATAAGGCTGAAGATTTTGAAGAATTTTTTAAACAAGCTGGTGGACAACATTATGGAGATAATGGTGGATATTACCAAAATTCAGGGAATCAAGGTGGATTTAATAATTATTTTGAGGACAAAACTAGATATTATGAGGTTTTAGGTGTACACCAAGGGGCTACAAAGGAAGAGATAAAAAAAGCCTTTAGAGAACTAGCTAAAAAACATCACCCTGATAAATATTCCAATGAACCAGAAAATATAAGAGAATATCATGAGAAAAAATTTAAAGAAATAAATGAAGCATATGAAAAACTAACTAAGGAATAA
- a CDS encoding tetratricopeptide repeat protein, translating to MLKTQIFKKYNNEIPDLFLYEQDLRFELLSDSKNLEKLAELGRVLYYKKDCQGAVKIYEKLLNVEPENTEYLGFMGFLCYELENYKCAIECYNRFLDVAPNDPFVYFLLGNAYSRAGLIKEAINSYDFAIFLDLDIYTAHLDFAVKYEAMGRFRKALREYIAAYEIDPRDSQIKRKIIQLEEKINSSM from the coding sequence ATGCTTAAGACGCAAATTTTTAAAAAGTATAATAATGAAATACCAGATTTATTCCTATATGAACAAGATTTAAGATTTGAACTTTTAAGTGATAGTAAAAATCTTGAAAAGTTAGCGGAATTAGGAAGGGTTCTTTATTATAAGAAAGATTGTCAAGGTGCAGTAAAAATCTATGAAAAATTATTAAATGTAGAACCAGAAAATACGGAATACCTTGGGTTTATGGGGTTTTTATGCTATGAACTAGAAAACTATAAATGTGCCATAGAGTGCTATAATAGGTTTTTAGATGTGGCTCCAAATGATCCCTTTGTATATTTTTTATTGGGAAATGCATATTCAAGAGCAGGATTGATTAAAGAAGCTATAAACAGCTATGATTTTGCAATATTTTTGGATTTAGATATTTATACGGCTCATCTTGATTTCGCAGTTAAGTATGAAGCTATGGGAAGATTTAGAAAAGCTTTAAGAGAATATATTGCAGCTTATGAAATAGATCCTAGAGATTCTCAGATCAAAAGAAAAATAATTCAATTGGAAGAAAAGATAAATTCTAGTATGTGA
- the rplT gene encoding 50S ribosomal protein L20 — translation MRVKTGIVRRRRHKQVLKAAKGFRGASGDVFKQAKQATTRAAAFSTRDRLVRKRKMRQLWIIRINAAARINGLTYSTLMNGLKKAGIQLDRKVLADIALNNAAEFSKLAVAAKAAL, via the coding sequence ATGAGAGTTAAAACTGGAATAGTTAGAAGAAGAAGACATAAACAAGTTTTAAAAGCTGCAAAAGGATTTAGAGGAGCATCAGGAGACGTATTTAAGCAAGCTAAGCAAGCTACTACAAGAGCTGCAGCTTTCTCTACAAGAGATAGATTAGTAAGAAAAAGAAAGATGAGACAATTATGGATCATCAGAATCAACGCAGCAGCAAGAATCAATGGATTAACTTACTCTACTTTAATGAACGGATTAAAGAAAGCTGGAATCCAATTAGATAGAAAAGTTTTAGCAGACATCGCATTAAACAATGCAGCTGAGTTCTCTAAATTAGCAGTAGCAGCAAAAGCAGCTCTTTAA
- the rpmI gene encoding 50S ribosomal protein L35, with product MPKMKTHRGARKRIKVTGTGKFIVKHSGKSHILTKKTRKRKNNLRKDMVVGATLEKHMKALLPYGVGR from the coding sequence ATGCCAAAAATGAAAACTCATAGAGGTGCTAGAAAGAGAATAAAAGTAACAGGAACAGGGAAATTCATAGTTAAACATTCTGGAAAGAGCCACATCTTAACTAAGAAGACAAGAAAAAGAAAGAACAACTTAAGAAAAGATATGGTTGTTGGAGCTACTTTAGAAAAGCACATGAAAGCATTATTACCATACGGAGTAGGAAGATAA
- the infC gene encoding translation initiation factor IF-3, with protein sequence MSIISDKIRINEKIRGKEIRVISETGEQIGIMTPGAALDMARERELDLVEISPNAKPAVCKIMDYGKYKYEQARKAKEAKKNQKQVIVKEVKFTARIDSHDMETKIGQVEKFLGKDNKVKITLVQYGRERMYADQGISMLNQIAERFTAIADVDKKYSDKQKHLILSPKK encoded by the coding sequence GTGTCTATTATTTCAGATAAAATCAGAATTAATGAAAAAATTAGAGGAAAAGAGATTAGAGTAATCTCTGAAACAGGAGAGCAGATCGGTATTATGACTCCAGGAGCTGCGCTAGACATGGCAAGAGAGAGAGAGCTAGATCTAGTAGAAATTTCACCAAACGCAAAGCCAGCGGTTTGTAAAATCATGGATTATGGAAAATATAAGTATGAGCAGGCTAGAAAAGCCAAAGAAGCTAAGAAAAACCAAAAGCAAGTTATCGTAAAAGAAGTAAAATTCACTGCAAGAATTGATAGCCATGATATGGAAACAAAAATTGGTCAAGTTGAAAAGTTCCTTGGAAAAGATAATAAGGTAAAAATTACTCTTGTACAATATGGAAGAGAGAGAATGTATGCCGATCAAGGAATTAGTATGCTAAATCAAATAGCTGAAAGATTTACAGCTATAGCTGATGTTGATAAAAAATATAGCGATAAGCAGAAACATTTAATATTATCACCAAAAAAATAG
- a CDS encoding DUF1858 domain-containing protein, with protein MVTKDMNILEAAQKYPVITTIFKKYGLGCIGCMVAAGETLGEGLEAHGLNADAVVAEINKLIEEENK; from the coding sequence ATGGTAACTAAAGATATGAATATTTTAGAAGCTGCTCAAAAATATCCAGTAATAACAACTATATTCAAAAAATATGGATTAGGATGTATTGGATGTATGGTAGCTGCAGGAGAAACTTTAGGAGAAGGATTAGAAGCTCACGGGTTAAATGCAGATGCAGTTGTTGCTGAAATCAACAAATTAATAGAAGAAGAGAATAAATAA
- a CDS encoding KpsF/GutQ family sugar-phosphate isomerase, which produces MNMVELAKEIFDIEISELEKVKAKITDTIVEAANMILNSRGKVVITGIGKSGIIGKKIAATLASTGTYAVFMNAAEGVHGDLGMISPDDIVIAISNSGNSDEVISIIPSVRKIGAKLIAMTGNENSRLGVAADVVLNIGVEREACPMNLAPTSSTTATLVMGDALGVLLIKARDFKPENFALYHPGGSLGRRLLMKVKDVMHMSVPMVSKEDDMDTVILTMTNKRLGAVCVVDNNKMIGLITEGDIRRALKKKQEFFNLHAKDIMTEKFISVQENMMALEAMELMENRDSQISVLPVLNNDKLVGLVRIHDLLNVVGK; this is translated from the coding sequence ATGAATATGGTAGAACTTGCAAAGGAAATATTTGATATAGAAATAAGTGAACTAGAAAAGGTAAAGGCAAAAATAACAGATACCATTGTAGAAGCTGCTAATATGATATTAAATTCTAGAGGGAAAGTTGTTATTACAGGAATTGGTAAATCTGGAATAATAGGTAAGAAAATAGCGGCAACTTTAGCTTCTACAGGAACTTATGCTGTATTTATGAATGCAGCTGAAGGAGTTCATGGGGATCTTGGAATGATAAGTCCTGATGATATTGTAATTGCTATTTCAAATAGTGGAAATAGTGATGAAGTAATATCTATAATACCTTCAGTTAGAAAAATAGGGGCAAAATTAATAGCTATGACAGGAAATGAAAACTCAAGACTTGGAGTAGCAGCTGATGTTGTTTTAAATATAGGAGTAGAGAGAGAGGCTTGTCCTATGAATCTAGCTCCTACATCTTCAACAACAGCAACATTAGTTATGGGAGATGCCTTAGGAGTCCTATTGATAAAAGCAAGAGATTTTAAACCAGAAAATTTTGCTCTATATCACCCAGGGGGAAGCTTAGGAAGAAGACTTTTAATGAAAGTTAAAGATGTTATGCATATGAGTGTTCCTATGGTTTCAAAGGAAGATGATATGGATACAGTTATTTTAACAATGACAAACAAAAGATTAGGAGCTGTTTGTGTTGTTGATAATAATAAAATGATAGGACTGATAACAGAGGGAGATATAAGAAGAGCCTTAAAGAAAAAGCAGGAATTTTTCAATCTTCATGCAAAGGATATTATGACAGAGAAATTTATATCTGTTCAAGAAAATATGATGGCCTTAGAAGCTATGGAGCTTATGGAAAATAGAGATAGTCAAATTTCTGTTTTACCTGTTTTAAATAATGATAAATTAGTAGGACTTGTAAGAATACATGACCTATTAAATGTAGTTGGAAAATAG
- the kdsA gene encoding 3-deoxy-8-phosphooctulonate synthase, with amino-acid sequence MSLIENVKKVRIGNKFDIGGNERFTLIAGPCVIESEELVMEVAGKVKEICDRLNINFIFKSSFDKANRSSIHSFRGPGLEKGMEILKKVKEKYNVPIITDVHETWQCEKVAEVVDILQIPAFLCRQTDLLLAAAKTGLPVNIKKGQFLAPWDMKNVVTKMEEMGNENIMLCERGSTFGYNNMVVDMRGFMEMRKFGYPVVFDVTHAVQRPGGLGTATAGDREYVFPLMRAGLAIGVDAIFAEVHPNPDQGKSDGPNMLALDKLEEILKVAVKIDDMVKGR; translated from the coding sequence ATGAGTTTAATAGAGAATGTAAAAAAAGTAAGAATAGGAAATAAATTTGATATAGGTGGAAATGAGAGATTTACATTAATAGCAGGACCATGTGTAATTGAATCAGAGGAACTTGTAATGGAAGTTGCAGGAAAAGTAAAAGAGATTTGTGACAGATTAAATATTAACTTTATATTTAAATCTTCTTTTGATAAGGCAAACAGATCATCTATACACTCTTTTAGAGGACCAGGTCTTGAAAAGGGAATGGAAATATTAAAAAAAGTAAAAGAAAAATATAATGTACCTATAATAACAGATGTTCATGAAACATGGCAATGTGAAAAGGTTGCAGAGGTAGTAGATATACTTCAAATACCAGCATTTTTATGTAGACAAACAGATTTACTTTTAGCAGCAGCAAAAACAGGGTTACCTGTAAATATTAAAAAAGGACAGTTTTTAGCTCCTTGGGATATGAAAAATGTTGTAACTAAAATGGAAGAGATGGGGAACGAAAATATTATGTTATGCGAAAGAGGAAGTACTTTCGGATATAACAATATGGTAGTTGATATGAGAGGATTTATGGAAATGAGAAAGTTTGGATATCCTGTTGTATTTGATGTTACCCATGCAGTACAAAGACCAGGAGGATTAGGAACTGCCACAGCAGGAGATAGAGAGTATGTATTTCCACTAATGAGAGCAGGACTTGCTATAGGAGTAGATGCAATATTTGCAGAGGTACATCCAAATCCAGATCAAGGAAAATCAGATGGACCTAATATGTTAGCCCTAGATAAATTAGAAGAGATATTAAAGGTTGCAGTAAAAATTGATGACATGGTAAAAGGAAGATAA
- a CDS encoding UDP-N-acetylmuramoyl-L-alanyl-D-glutamate--2,6-diaminopimelate ligase gives MDKIFCGVEVQPLQISKEIKYGEIEYDSRKIKEGDLFAALEGAVVDGHDYIDTAIEKGAKGIIVSKKVPMREGINYYLVENLRENLGIIASNFYGAPEKKLKIVGITGTNGKTTITYMLESIIGEDKVARIGTVEYKVGKEIIPAPNTTPESIDIIKICKKAVEAGLEYLVMEVSSHALKIGRVKMLDFDCAVFTNLTPEHLDFHHNMEEYYSAKEILFKKLKKDGKAVINIDDIYGERLYKTYGGLSYSLEKNADLTQKDLEGKKLRVLGKYNLYNLLGAMGAGKVLGIDHDKIIDTIEHVHTAPGRFEPVKGDQDFLVVVDYAHTGDALENILKSINEIKKGRVITVFGCGGDRDNSKRPVMAKIAEKYSDIVVATSDNPRTEDPEKILSEVVNGFEKNNHIVEIDRKKAIFKAIELAKKDDTVLIAGKGHENYQILGRTKIHFDDREVAREAILKKKGGK, from the coding sequence ATGGACAAAATATTTTGTGGAGTAGAGGTTCAACCCTTACAAATATCTAAAGAGATAAAGTATGGGGAGATTGAATATGATTCTAGGAAAATAAAAGAGGGTGATTTATTTGCTGCTTTAGAAGGAGCAGTTGTAGATGGGCATGATTACATAGACACAGCTATAGAAAAGGGAGCAAAGGGAATAATAGTTTCTAAAAAGGTACCCATGAGAGAGGGTATAAACTATTATCTAGTTGAGAATTTAAGAGAAAATTTAGGAATAATAGCCTCTAATTTTTATGGAGCTCCAGAAAAAAAATTAAAAATAGTTGGAATTACAGGAACAAATGGAAAGACAACAATTACATATATGTTAGAAAGTATTATTGGTGAGGATAAGGTTGCTAGAATAGGAACTGTTGAGTATAAAGTGGGAAAAGAAATCATACCTGCTCCAAATACAACTCCAGAATCAATAGATATTATAAAAATTTGTAAAAAAGCTGTGGAAGCTGGACTTGAATATTTAGTTATGGAAGTTAGTTCCCATGCTTTGAAAATAGGTAGAGTTAAAATGCTTGATTTTGATTGTGCAGTATTTACAAATTTAACACCAGAGCATTTAGATTTCCATCATAATATGGAGGAATATTATAGTGCTAAGGAAATTTTATTTAAAAAATTAAAAAAAGATGGAAAAGCAGTTATTAATATAGATGATATTTATGGAGAAAGATTATATAAAACCTATGGTGGATTAAGTTATTCCTTAGAGAAAAATGCAGATTTAACTCAAAAAGATTTAGAAGGTAAGAAATTAAGGGTTTTAGGAAAATATAATTTATATAATTTACTAGGAGCTATGGGAGCTGGAAAGGTATTAGGAATAGATCATGATAAGATTATAGATACTATTGAACATGTACACACAGCGCCTGGAAGATTTGAACCAGTAAAGGGAGATCAAGATTTTTTAGTTGTAGTTGATTATGCCCATACGGGAGATGCCCTAGAGAATATATTAAAAAGTATAAATGAAATTAAAAAGGGTAGAGTTATAACTGTTTTTGGTTGCGGTGGAGATAGGGACAATAGTAAAAGACCTGTAATGGCAAAAATTGCTGAAAAGTATAGTGATATTGTTGTTGCTACTTCTGATAATCCAAGAACAGAGGACCCTGAAAAAATATTATCAGAGGTTGTAAATGGATTTGAAAAAAATAACCACATTGTGGAAATAGATAGAAAAAAGGCTATATTTAAAGCTATTGAATTAGCTAAAAAAGATGATACTGTATTAATAGCAGGAAAAGGCCATGAAAACTATCAAATTTTAGGAAGAACAAAAATCCATTTTGATGATAGGGAAGTTGCAAGGGAAGCAATTTTAAAGAAAAAGGGAGGTAAATAA
- a CDS encoding acetate uptake transporter yields MHQENHVRISVADPSALGLFGLAMVTLVASASKFGIVSGVSLVLPWAIFLGASAQLVACLNDIKHNNVFGATAFGGYAFFWYGMALSWMIQLGVFGEAMKAAADPKAYGFVFLGYLIFTLYMTIGAVETNKTLLVIFILIDLLFLGLTLSTFGIAAHAMHMLAAISEFTLAMASFYGSAANVLNKTFGREFLPLGKPLGIFKK; encoded by the coding sequence ATGCATCAAGAAAATCATGTAAGAATCTCAGTTGCAGATCCATCAGCTTTAGGGTTATTTGGACTAGCAATGGTAACTTTAGTAGCGTCAGCTAGTAAGTTCGGAATTGTATCAGGAGTATCATTAGTTTTACCATGGGCAATATTTTTAGGAGCATCAGCTCAATTAGTGGCATGTTTAAATGATATTAAACATAATAACGTATTTGGAGCTACTGCATTTGGTGGTTACGCATTTTTCTGGTATGGAATGGCATTAAGCTGGATGATTCAACTTGGAGTATTTGGAGAGGCTATGAAAGCAGCAGCAGATCCAAAGGCTTATGGATTCGTATTTTTAGGATATTTAATTTTCACTTTATATATGACAATAGGTGCTGTGGAAACAAATAAAACTCTATTAGTAATTTTTATATTAATTGATTTATTATTCCTAGGACTTACATTATCAACATTTGGAATTGCAGCTCATGCTATGCATATGTTAGCAGCAATATCTGAGTTTACTTTAGCAATGGCTTCTTTCTATGGTTCAGCTGCAAATGTTTTAAACAAAACATTTGGAAGAGAGTTTTTACCATTAGGTAAACCATTAGGAATATTTAAAAAGTAA
- a CDS encoding ROK family protein produces MRYFAGIDIGGTNSKIGILNEEGDILKSTSIKTLSMEGVDITLERIWGTVKELLNSLEIEEDSLEGIGMGIPGPVIDQKIVAFFANFPWERNINIAEKMEKISGKKTKLDNDVNVIALGEANYGAGKNMKSSVTLALGTGIGGGIYIDGTLISGANGAGGEIGHSKVEKNGKLCGCGQKGCLEAYCSATGIAREAMSRLMINKSNMLYEKIGGDISKVEARDVFDCAKAGDKFSLDIVDYVGDYLALGIGNVLNIINPQGIILAGGVALAGDILIESIKRHLRAYALGVTIDDLEIHLGVLGNNAGIKGASALVK; encoded by the coding sequence ATGAGATATTTTGCTGGAATTGATATTGGTGGTACAAATAGTAAAATTGGAATTTTAAATGAGGAGGGGGATATACTTAAAAGTACAAGTATAAAAACTCTTTCAATGGAAGGGGTGGATATTACCCTTGAAAGAATATGGGGAACTGTAAAGGAGTTGCTGAATTCTTTAGAAATAGAGGAAGACTCTTTAGAAGGGATTGGAATGGGGATTCCAGGTCCTGTAATTGATCAAAAAATAGTAGCATTTTTTGCTAACTTTCCTTGGGAAAGAAATATAAATATAGCTGAAAAAATGGAAAAAATTTCAGGAAAGAAAACAAAACTAGATAATGATGTAAATGTAATTGCCTTAGGTGAAGCTAATTATGGAGCTGGAAAAAATATGAAAAGTTCTGTGACTTTGGCTTTAGGAACAGGAATAGGAGGAGGGATCTATATTGATGGAACCCTTATATCTGGAGCCAATGGAGCTGGAGGAGAGATAGGGCATAGTAAAGTAGAAAAAAATGGAAAACTTTGTGGTTGTGGTCAAAAAGGATGTTTAGAAGCTTATTGTTCTGCCACTGGAATTGCAAGGGAAGCCATGTCTCGTCTTATGATAAATAAAAGCAATATGTTATATGAAAAAATAGGTGGAGATATCTCTAAAGTTGAGGCAAGGGATGTATTTGATTGTGCTAAGGCAGGAGATAAATTTTCCTTGGATATAGTTGATTATGTAGGAGATTATTTAGCCCTTGGAATAGGAAATGTACTAAATATTATAAATCCTCAAGGAATAATTTTAGCAGGGGGAGTTGCCCTAGCAGGAGATATTTTAATAGAGAGTATAAAAAGACATTTAAGAGCCTATGCCTTAGGTGTTACAATTGATGATTTAGAAATACATTTAGGTGTATTAGGAAATAATGCAGGGATAAAAGGAGCATCAGCCCTTGTGAAATAA